The stretch of DNA tcgagcatattgtgtgtatgttattgaaatgcttggtatgtgtgggatctgaccatctagttgtttatctttagtagcctctcctacggggaaatgtctcctagtgtttccaccgagccatggtagcttgctactgctccggaacacttaggctggccggcatgtgtccttcttcgttcctgtgtctgtcccttcggggaaatgtcacgcgatgaataccggagtcctgttagcccgctacagcccggttcaccggagtcctgctagcccagtgctacagcctggattcactcgctgatgaccgacacgttcgatgctgggtcacggatgcctgtccctgtaagtctgtgccactttgggtttacgactagccatgtcagcccgggctccttatcatatggatgctagcgacactgtcatatacgtgtgccaaaaggcgcaaacggtcccgggcaaagggtaaggcgacacccgtgggaataccgtgcgtgaggccgcaaagtgatatgaggtgttacatgctagatcgatgtggcattgagtcgaggTCCTGACACAACACCTCCGGCCACTTCCGTTCGCTTGGACGCCGCTGAGGCTGCCGCCCCGCATCCACACACTTCCACCACCTCCACGCCACATCGGATGCCCACTCTTGCCGGCGTTGGCGGCCTCTTTTTGACACTGTTGTAGCACCTCTACGGCCATGCCACCCCCTCGCCTCCACCGCCACCTGCCTAGCTCCAAGCCCGCCAGCCTTGCTCCACGACCGCCTTCACTTCAACAGGCTTGCTACCTGTACGTGAAAAAGACATGATGCTCTTCACCGGCCGACTTCTCCACCACACCCGTAAGGTGTTCGGCGCTTTGCCCACAAGGTATCATGGATAGTGGGGATGAGTTCTTTTTCAATAACTTCATGTGTTCATTCGAAGATTCATCATTGGTCGATGAGGATTTTTTGGTTGCGACTATCGTCGTCAGTGACCACATTGCTAGGCAGCGGCCGAGGTTTAGGGGCTTGATCTCGAGCCATGCTCCGGTGTTGAATCACAACAGAGAGAGCGGCCATTACATACTCTTCGCCGATTACTTTCAGTGCACGTCCCCACTCTTCAACCTCAAACTTTTCCGACGCCGCTTCCGGATGGTGAGACATGTGTTTAACCGTATTTATTTTAATGTATTTGTAACAATTTAAATTTCATTTGGTTTGCAAATTATGATATTTTTATTTGGTTGTAAACTATTGATCATTGTGATGAAACTATGTGATTTAAACTTTCGGCAATGTTTAGATTTGTATGCAAAAGTTGTGTAAAAATATGGCCGCATACCGGCCACGGGAACGAAATGCGTCAGCCGGTTGGATGCACTGGCTAGCAAAATGTGGACGGGGCTAAACGCTGCCCCTACTGTCGATCCAAACAGACAAAAAGCGGATCAAATCTGCGTTCATTTGTGTCGGTGCGTTTGAGTTGCCCATATTTTAGTGTCTTTTTTGCTCGCTCCCAAGGTACTAAACCTTCTATAATTAATAAACCTGCCTAAATAACAAATATAATTAATCATTTCATCAAAAAAATTTGAAATCAATCTTTTTTCCTCTCTTAAAAGAAATTATTATGTCTCTTCCTAAATTGTTACACATTTCTATAATAAAATTCTCCAATAAAATCCTCCATTGCTCCAATAAAAATGGAACCATTAAGTCTACATCTACAACTGAACACAAACTATACAATATTAACAAGTACTGTATTTTTTCAACTAAATTTGAAATGTGAAATGATTTTTTTAACATATTGTCGTATCCCTGTTACATTATCTCCTTTTGAGGACTCTGGTTTAAGCAGATAGATAAGGTACGTTCATCTGATACCTTGCACAGCCTAGCGCGCTCCTGCCCCCAAGCAGCAATGCCGGCGGTGGCGTCCCTACCGCCACCGGCGCCGGGGCCGGCCGCATTGCGTCGCCGGAGGTTCTCCCCCGCGTCGGCGTCTCTGCGTCGCGCCGCATCCGGAGGGGGCTCGAGCTGGCGGAGCGAGCGGCGGCTCATGTCGGAGCTGGAGCGCACGGTGACGGCGGGCGCCGCGGAGCGCGTCATCCGCGGCTACGTCGGCACCAAGTCGAagcgcgccgccctcgccgcgcTCTCCCGCCTCCTCATGGACTCCGACCCCCTCGCCGTCCCCGTGAGCCCCCGCGCACCCCTCCTTCTCTCCAactcccctctccctctcgctgacctcgccggcgaAATTCTGAACGTTTGCCGCAGTTCTACGAAGCGGTGACCCAGGCCCGGTGGTTCAAGTGGAGCTCGATCCACGCCGCAGCCGTCGCCGCCTTGCTCGAGGCCAACGGCGCCGCGGAGGAATCCAGATCCCTCATCGCCGACTCCGCCGCGCGCCTCGAGTCCACCGCTGAGGTGGTCCTCTTCTACTGCGACCTCATGGCGGCCTTCTCCTCGCGGGGACTGAAGCGCCGGGCCATGGATTTCTACTCGCAGCTCCGGGTGATGCCGACGCCGCTCGCCGGGGGCGCCAAGACCTACATGGCCATGATTAAATCCCTATGCATGATGGGCCTCGCCGCCGAGGCCGAGGAGGCGCTCCGGGAGATGGTGTCTCTGGGGTACCAGCCTGATGCGTTTCAGTTCGGATTGGTGGCGAAATGCTATGGTAAGGCAGGCCAATTGGCTGAGATGGAGAGGGTGattgcgtccatgtctgacgccggCATCCGCCTGGGCACCGGCGCGGCGAACATTGTCCTCTCATGCTACAGCGCTTGCCGTGACCATGGTAAGATGCTAATGTGGCTGAAGAAGATGCGAAAATTGTGCGTCGCACCGACCACGAAAGCCTACAATTTTGTGCTCAACTCGTGCCCGACAGTGGTGTTGATGGCCCGTGAATTGGGCCCTTCGCTACCGTTGTCGGCGGCGAAGTTGGTGAGGAAGGTCAAGTCTACATCTCCATGGCCGGCAGAAGCTGAGGTGGTGCAGGAGCTTCTGTCCACCTCATCAGTGTTGACCAAGGCGATGGTTTGGTCAGAAACTGAGGTGAAGCTGAACCTGCATGGGTTCAGTATAACTTCTGCCTATGTGCTGATGCTGCAGTGGGTGGCCGCACTGAAAGGGGGGCGCACATTACCATTGGAAGTGTCTGTGGTGTGCGGTGTCGGGAAGCACAGCGATGTCCGAGGCGAGCCCAAAGTGCGGGAGCTGGCACAAGAGGTTCTGAGCCGGATGGGGAGCCCTCTGCGGCTGTCTGCGAGGAACAAAGGCCGGCTTGTGGCGAAGCGAGACAGGGTGAAACAATGGCTGGCCACTGAGTTGACTTCCGTGGTGCCTGAGGAGAGCACGGATCAGAAGCCCAATGCAAGTGATCAGCAACCATTTTTGCCCAATCTTTTAAGGAAACTCGGGCAGTTCTTTTCCTCATTTGTGCCAGTTTCCAGATGAATGGCAAGCTGTTTATTGTAGAGTAGGAGGTTCCGAATAGGCATAATatcttctttatgttgtagattgaTACAAGATGGGTGTTGTGTGAATGCTGGAAAAAATAGTCATCTCTTTCCGAATGGTGAACTAGGGTCTTAAGGCACGAAAGTAACCAGGCCTCTGACTGCATATTAGACTTGTCCCTCGAGTCCTTGGCAGCTCCCTTAAGGTAATTTTACTGCCCTGCTGACATTTTTTTCAAGTTGTAGCTGGTGTTTAACCCCTGCTTTGATGTGCCTTACTTTATGGTGAAATTTTAGAAACCTATTGAAAATGTGAAGTTTAATTATTCCTAGTAACCTCAGCTGTGTTTTTCAAGTCCTGCACAAGAACATCTATTGGATCTCGGGTATGTGCATCCTAGTACTGACATAGCTGCATCTTACCCAAATTAATCGAAGCTGATACTATTGTTTCTTGAACCGTAACAGATCTTTGCATATATGGCATCTCTGGTCGGTCGAAAATAAAACGTTTTGTTTGGCATGCAAACAATATGAACTTTAAGTTGATTCAGCTCAGCAAGTAGACAGAAAATTCCTGGGGGTAATAGATTATTACATCTGTCGGTTACAATCTCTTTAAGCATTCTTCAGTATTAGATACATATGGAATTTTCATGATTCAAATAGTTTTTTAGATAATGAAATGGGGCTTTACTTGGAACTCACCGCATGAAGCCACGGATCACTCAAATTAGATATGTTTGAATTAGATCTAGCATGGTTCAGTACAGAAAGGAAAATAGAGGTTTAGCTACAGGAAGTAGAAAACAGCCACCATGAAAGCAGTGCAACAGATATCTTTTGTCCCAGAGGCAGATAAATCGACTACAATGAGCTTACAAAGCTGACCGTGAGTTTACACTGGATATGGAGGACGGGGCGTCGACCCGTTGGCTAGGCAGCTGGGGTTGCTGTCAGCCCACCCGAGTTCAAGTCCTGGTTCGGACTCGCGGTGTTCACGGAGTTTCTCCTATCAAAAATGCCAACGAGGGTTAGCCCTTGGGTTGGTTTATTTTTTTTTACACTGGATATGAAAAATAATAAAAAACTAAGGACCAAAGCTGCCATTGGAAAATAGGTCTCGGAACGTTTTTAATCACTAATGTAGCAGATTGCACATAAATCTTCAAAAGTTAACTGTGCTCAACTCACATAAGCAGAACTACCGTGGATATCTTGCAGACAACGCGTACTCATCTTCCATACTATACTGCCTGCTAGTCAATCCCGCTCCGCATGCTAATGGAGAATTTGCTACAATATCACCATTTGCCTCAAATTCCTCAGGTGATTGAGCAGCTTCCAGTCTCAACTCCATTTGTCTCATGGTTGGCCGTTCCTCCCCTCTTAACTTAACACATGCTACTGCAATTGCAGCGATTTCATCAATTCTGTTGCCACCTTCACTCATAACTTGTGGATCTAATATCTCCGACAAATTCCCTTCTGCAAATAAGGTTGCAAAATGTGCCACAAGACCATTGCCTTCGGAAGCCATATAGGTAAATGGTTTCTTTCTGGTCATTAACTCTATAAGCATAACACCAAAGCTATAAACATCACTTTTCTCTGTGAGGCGCCATGTGTGCATGTACATTGGGTCGAGATATCCTAGcattagtagaaaacagggctatggtccaggccgggtcagcccattagtcccggttcagtctagaaccgggaccaatgtgggcattggtcccggttcatgagcccagggggccggccgggccacgtgggccattggtcccggttcatctggaccttttggtcccggtttgtgggatgaaccgggaccaatgggcctcgctcctggcccaccatcattggtcccggttggtggcttgaaccgggaccaaag from Triticum dicoccoides isolate Atlit2015 ecotype Zavitan chromosome 6A, WEW_v2.0, whole genome shotgun sequence encodes:
- the LOC119314565 gene encoding pentatricopeptide repeat-containing protein At2g17033-like; amino-acid sequence: MPAVASLPPPAPGPAALRRRRFSPASASLRRAASGGGSSWRSERRLMSELERTVTAGAAERVIRGYVGTKSKRAALAALSRLLMDSDPLAVPFYEAVTQARWFKWSSIHAAAVAALLEANGAAEESRSLIADSAARLESTAEVVLFYCDLMAAFSSRGLKRRAMDFYSQLRVMPTPLAGGAKTYMAMIKSLCMMGLAAEAEEALREMVSLGYQPDAFQFGLVAKCYGKAGQLAEMERVIASMSDAGIRLGTGAANIVLSCYSACRDHGKMLMWLKKMRKLCVAPTTKAYNFVLNSCPTVVLMARELGPSLPLSAAKLVRKVKSTSPWPAEAEVVQELLSTSSVLTKAMVWSETEVKLNLHGFSITSAYVLMLQWVAALKGGRTLPLEVSVVCGVGKHSDVRGEPKVRELAQEVLSRMGSPLRLSARNKGRLVAKRDRVKQWLATELTSVVPEESTDQKPNASDQQPFLPNLLRKLGQFFSSFVPVSR